Proteins encoded in a region of the Rhodococcus sp. SBT000017 genome:
- a CDS encoding 3-hydroxyacyl-CoA dehydrogenase NAD-binding domain-containing protein — translation MSDNMIQWDQDADGIVVLTMDDPNQGANTMNQLYKDSMGATVDRLEAEKDSITGVVLTSAKKTFFAGGDLHTLIAAQPEDAQRVFDEVQEVKSQLRRIEKLGKPVVSAINGAALGGGLEIALATHHRIAADVPGVQIGLPEVSLGLLPGGGGVARITRLLGIQTGFMTVLAQGTRFRPAKALEIGLIHELVGSIDELVPTAKAWIKANPEGGVAPWDVKGYKIPGGTPSNPKLAQILPAFPSNLRKQIKGAPMPAPRAILAAAVEGAQVDFDNACTIESRYFTELVTGLVSKNMIQAFFFDLQAINAGKSRPDGIEKTTFTKVAVLGAGMMGAGIAYVCAKAGIDVVLKDVALESAQKGKAYSEAIEAKALSRGKTTQEKSDALLARIHPTADAKDVEGADLVIEAVFESEELKQKVFQEIEDLVDPTALLGSNTSTLPITSLAQGIKRQEDFIGIHFFSPVDKMPLVEIIRGEKTSDAALAKAFDLVQLIKKTPIVVNDSRGFFTSRVIGTFINEAIAMLGEGVEPSTIEQAGLQAGYPAAPLQLSDELTLNLMQKIRKETYDALIAAGQTPPEDPAGAVIDKMVDEFERPSKAKGAGFYEYEDGKRAGLWPGLRDAFKSGSADIPFEDLKERMLFIEAIETQKCFDEGVLNTTADANIGSIFGIGFPAWTGGVHQYVVGYPGGQAGFVTRADELAKKYGDRFQVPASLR, via the coding sequence CGACGGTCGACCGCCTCGAGGCCGAGAAGGACAGCATCACCGGAGTCGTGCTGACCTCCGCCAAGAAGACGTTCTTCGCAGGCGGCGATCTGCACACTCTCATCGCCGCGCAGCCCGAGGACGCCCAGCGGGTGTTCGACGAGGTCCAGGAAGTCAAGAGCCAGCTGCGTCGGATCGAGAAGCTCGGTAAGCCCGTCGTGTCCGCCATCAACGGCGCTGCACTCGGCGGCGGACTCGAGATCGCCCTCGCGACGCATCACCGCATCGCGGCCGATGTTCCCGGTGTACAGATCGGTCTGCCCGAGGTCTCGCTGGGCCTGCTGCCCGGCGGCGGTGGCGTTGCCCGCATCACGCGACTGCTCGGTATCCAGACCGGCTTCATGACCGTCCTCGCCCAGGGCACCCGGTTCCGTCCGGCGAAGGCTCTCGAGATCGGTCTGATTCACGAGTTGGTCGGCAGCATCGACGAATTGGTGCCCACCGCCAAGGCGTGGATCAAGGCCAACCCCGAGGGTGGCGTCGCACCGTGGGACGTCAAGGGCTACAAGATCCCCGGCGGCACGCCGTCGAATCCGAAGCTGGCACAGATCCTGCCTGCGTTCCCGTCCAACCTGCGCAAGCAGATCAAGGGTGCACCGATGCCGGCTCCGCGTGCGATTCTCGCGGCTGCCGTCGAAGGTGCGCAGGTCGACTTCGACAACGCGTGCACCATCGAGTCGCGCTACTTCACCGAGCTGGTGACCGGCCTGGTGTCCAAGAACATGATTCAGGCGTTCTTCTTCGACCTGCAGGCGATCAACGCCGGCAAGTCCCGTCCCGACGGCATCGAGAAGACCACCTTCACCAAGGTTGCGGTTCTCGGCGCGGGCATGATGGGCGCGGGCATCGCGTACGTCTGCGCCAAGGCCGGAATCGACGTGGTGCTCAAGGACGTTGCCCTCGAGTCTGCGCAGAAGGGCAAGGCGTACTCCGAGGCCATCGAAGCCAAGGCGCTCTCGCGTGGCAAGACCACCCAGGAGAAGTCCGACGCTCTGCTCGCGCGTATCCACCCGACGGCCGATGCCAAGGACGTCGAAGGCGCAGACCTCGTCATCGAGGCCGTCTTCGAGTCGGAAGAGCTGAAGCAGAAGGTGTTCCAGGAGATCGAGGACCTCGTCGATCCGACGGCGCTGCTCGGATCCAACACCTCGACGCTGCCCATCACGAGCCTCGCTCAGGGCATCAAGCGTCAGGAAGACTTCATCGGAATCCACTTCTTCTCGCCCGTGGACAAGATGCCGCTGGTGGAGATCATCCGCGGCGAGAAGACGTCGGATGCGGCCTTGGCCAAGGCATTCGACCTGGTGCAGCTCATCAAGAAGACCCCGATCGTCGTCAACGACAGCCGTGGCTTCTTCACCTCACGTGTCATCGGCACCTTCATCAACGAGGCCATTGCGATGCTGGGCGAGGGCGTCGAGCCGTCGACCATCGAGCAGGCCGGTCTGCAGGCCGGTTACCCGGCTGCGCCGCTGCAGCTCTCGGACGAGCTCACGCTCAACCTGATGCAGAAGATCCGCAAGGAGACCTACGACGCGCTCATCGCCGCGGGTCAGACCCCTCCCGAGGATCCCGCCGGTGCCGTCATCGACAAGATGGTCGACGAGTTCGAGCGTCCGTCGAAGGCCAAGGGTGCGGGCTTCTACGAGTACGAGGACGGCAAGCGTGCCGGATTGTGGCCCGGCCTGCGTGATGCGTTCAAGTCGGGTTCGGCCGACATCCCGTTCGAGGACCTCAAGGAACGCATGCTGTTCATCGAGGCCATCGAGACGCAGAAGTGCTTCGACGAGGGTGTTCTGAACACCACCGCCGACGCCAACATCGGCTCGATCTTCGGTATCGGTTTTCCCGCCTGGACCGGAGGCGTGCACCAGTACGTCGTCGGCTACCCGGGAGGTCAGGCCGGATTCGTCACTCGAGCAGACGAGTTGGCGAAGAAGTACGGCGACCGCTTCCAGGTTCCCGCCTCGCTGCGCTGA
- a CDS encoding GntR family transcriptional regulator, producing the protein MVDKRRASVLRRRPQLSEEVASHVRHLVMSGEVSPGDFIRLDETAAELGVSVTPVREALLTLRGEGIVELVPHRGYKVSPLTPNDIVDIFWLQGRIAVELVRRAAPKITEAELDRLAELTAALSIAVENGKPEDVENCEFEFHRVLNRLAESAKLAWFLNNATRYTPTRLYATDRDWGRATVRNHEELIESLVRNDIDAACELMKQQFTDGAERLIAHRASPS; encoded by the coding sequence ATGGTGGACAAGCGTCGAGCATCGGTTCTGCGCCGACGGCCGCAGCTGTCGGAGGAGGTGGCCAGCCACGTCCGGCACCTCGTCATGTCCGGCGAAGTGAGTCCGGGAGACTTCATCCGACTCGACGAGACGGCCGCCGAACTCGGAGTGAGCGTCACTCCGGTCCGCGAGGCACTGCTGACGCTGCGGGGTGAGGGCATCGTCGAGCTGGTCCCGCATCGCGGATACAAGGTCTCGCCGCTGACGCCGAACGACATCGTCGACATCTTCTGGCTGCAGGGGCGGATCGCCGTCGAGCTGGTTCGGCGAGCTGCGCCGAAGATCACCGAGGCCGAGCTCGACCGGCTCGCCGAACTCACCGCAGCACTGTCGATCGCCGTCGAGAACGGCAAGCCGGAGGACGTCGAGAACTGCGAGTTCGAGTTCCACCGTGTCCTCAACCGACTCGCCGAATCCGCGAAGCTGGCGTGGTTCCTCAACAACGCCACCCGCTACACACCCACCCGCCTCTATGCCACCGACCGCGACTGGGGCCGAGCGACAGTGCGCAACCACGAGGAACTCATCGAGTCACTCGTTCGAAACGACATCGACGCCGCCTGCGAATTGATGAAGCAACAATTCACAGACGGCGCCGAGAGGTTGATCGCGCATCGGGCTTCGCCCTCGTGA